The following proteins are co-located in the Deinococcus metallilatus genome:
- a CDS encoding CinA family nicotinamide mononucleotide deamidase-related protein, whose product MLLAEIISVGTELLLGEIVDSNAAFLARELAARGVTLHRKVVLGDNLNRVAEGIAQALARADLVIVGGGLGPTDDDLTREAIAAVLNETPEEDPELLAWLEGLYSARGRTMPQVNRKQAWRIPSAEALPNPVGTAPGWFVQTGGKYIVALPGPPREMQKMWREQVLPRLPLPDQALYAVTIHTQGIGESNIAELLGDLTKGANPSVATYARRTGVDVRVAASAPTAGEAQVLAAPVLDTVRNKLGRWTWGEDEGTLAGAVTRELDGRTLGVIEAGSGGALCLLLADEPGFLDAAVTVDHARLITLGLTPVTLGSVGVVSEAAARELAAGAREHLGADVGLAVVTTTEGEQAGQAFVALSAEDLENVGHVNWPGDPAQVRERAAVAALALAYRTLRLPQPGEEAGGA is encoded by the coding sequence ATGCTGCTAGCAGAAATTATCAGCGTGGGAACGGAGCTGCTGCTCGGCGAGATCGTCGACAGCAACGCGGCCTTTCTCGCGCGGGAGCTTGCGGCGCGCGGCGTCACGCTGCACCGCAAGGTCGTGCTGGGCGACAACCTGAACCGGGTGGCGGAGGGGATCGCGCAGGCCCTCGCCCGCGCCGACCTCGTGATCGTGGGCGGCGGCCTCGGCCCCACTGACGACGACCTCACGCGCGAGGCGATTGCGGCCGTGCTGAACGAGACGCCGGAAGAAGACCCGGAACTCCTCGCCTGGCTGGAAGGGTTGTACAGCGCGCGGGGCCGGACCATGCCACAGGTAAACCGCAAGCAGGCGTGGCGGATTCCCAGCGCCGAGGCCCTGCCCAATCCCGTCGGCACCGCGCCCGGCTGGTTCGTACAGACTGGCGGCAAATACATTGTCGCCCTCCCCGGCCCGCCGCGCGAGATGCAGAAGATGTGGCGCGAGCAGGTGCTTCCCCGCCTGCCGCTGCCCGACCAGGCCCTCTACGCCGTCACCATCCACACCCAGGGCATCGGGGAGAGCAACATCGCGGAACTGCTGGGCGACCTGACCAAGGGGGCCAATCCCAGCGTCGCGACCTACGCGCGGCGGACGGGGGTAGACGTGCGGGTGGCGGCCAGCGCCCCCACTGCCGGGGAAGCGCAAGTCCTCGCGGCGCCCGTGCTGGATACTGTCCGGAACAAACTGGGCCGCTGGACCTGGGGCGAGGACGAGGGCACGCTGGCAGGGGCCGTCACCCGTGAGCTGGACGGCCGCACCCTGGGCGTGATCGAGGCCGGGAGCGGCGGCGCGTTGTGCCTGCTGCTGGCCGACGAGCCGGGCTTTCTGGATGCCGCCGTGACGGTAGACCACGCGCGGCTGATCACGCTGGGTCTGACACCCGTCACGCTGGGCAGCGTCGGCGTGGTCAGCGAGGCAGCGGCGCGCGAACTCGCGGCGGGGGCACGTGAACACCTCGGCGCTGACGTGGGCCTCGCCGTCGTGACCACCACGGAAGGCGAGCAGGCCGGGCAGGCGTTCGTCGCCCTCAGTGCCGAGGACCTGGAGAACGTGGGGCACGTGAACTGGCCGGGCGACCCCGCGCAGGTCCGCGAGCGCGCAGCCGTGGCCGCCCTCGCCCTGGCCTACCGCACCCTGCGCCTCCCCCAGCCCGGTGAAGAAGCGGGTGGCGCATGA